Proteins encoded by one window of Cyclobacteriaceae bacterium:
- a CDS encoding BamA/TamA family outer membrane protein, whose product MILIGFTVLQGCLGTRHLGKDQKMLLKQRIEAPKSVSTSPLKDLYAQPTNKKFLGMRIHSLVAMYYFGKKRFKPAKIEKKITQTEAKFNTKIENAKTEKKVANLQFKKQRKTTALKEKLTNGNIWMKWGEPVSVYDTANVQLTAERFRDYLFNHGYFKNQVLTRTSTEGRKLVSVVYEVIPGPLYRIDSIMYRIPDSALYALTMKSLPASHLKPGNPYDQDNFSRERERIDLLFKENGYYDFSRQYVEFDVDTAFREGHNVGVLMIISEPAKRGYHKKFIIDEVHFTPDAGISLPGVTRTTQHYRGTDFEYYERLYSAKILSQRIFIKPGEHYSRDKTFNTQRQLANLDNFKFVNINYDTTGGKFIANIFTNPLDRYQWSNEVGVNVTQGFPGPFYNINFKKRNIFKGLENFEINGRIGYEGVASATASSNIYQSVEAGINASVTFPQFLFPLKEETRYNLGRINPRTRATLGYNYTNRPEYKRSATTFNYVYSWENLRIRRFEFTLNNLSIINSKLDPAFDQVLSELFTNEGNTLFRTFEPSFVSSMIFSMTWNHRNYGNLEESSNFFRWSVESGGTLQNLINYRIIERNGLKSFRYVRVNADFRRLSVIDKNTILAYRINGGVGISYDENKVLPYEKYFFAGGSNSVRAWRPRRLGPGSYRPRESADPDQDGLYDYRFEQPGDVLLEASVELRRKLFGFVEGAVFVDAGNVWTIEPRIIRDADDNIIENGNSQFKINQFYKEFGVGTGFGLRFNFSFLILRFDVGLKAYDPGRPEGERFVLNKIKFFRPFGTDREPVIYNVGVGFPF is encoded by the coding sequence TTGATCCTCATCGGTTTTACCGTGTTACAAGGGTGCCTCGGAACCAGGCATTTGGGTAAAGATCAAAAAATGCTGCTCAAGCAACGCATAGAAGCCCCTAAAAGCGTGAGCACCAGTCCACTGAAAGACCTCTATGCACAACCCACCAACAAGAAATTTCTGGGCATGCGCATACACAGCCTCGTGGCCATGTATTACTTTGGAAAAAAACGCTTCAAACCGGCCAAAATCGAAAAGAAAATAACCCAAACTGAGGCAAAATTCAATACAAAAATAGAAAATGCTAAAACTGAAAAGAAGGTAGCTAATCTTCAGTTTAAAAAGCAACGCAAAACCACCGCCCTTAAAGAGAAGCTGACAAACGGCAACATTTGGATGAAATGGGGCGAACCGGTTAGTGTTTATGACACAGCCAACGTTCAACTCACTGCCGAAAGGTTTAGGGACTATTTGTTCAATCATGGTTATTTCAAAAATCAGGTACTGACACGCACTTCTACGGAAGGTCGCAAGCTGGTATCGGTTGTATACGAAGTGATTCCCGGCCCTTTGTATCGGATAGATTCCATCATGTACCGCATTCCGGATTCAGCGTTATATGCATTGACTATGAAATCACTGCCTGCAAGTCACCTGAAACCTGGCAATCCATACGATCAGGATAATTTCTCGCGTGAGCGCGAGCGCATCGATTTATTGTTTAAGGAAAACGGGTACTATGATTTCAGCAGGCAATATGTAGAGTTTGATGTGGATACAGCCTTTCGTGAAGGACACAACGTGGGGGTGCTCATGATCATCAGCGAACCTGCCAAACGAGGCTACCACAAAAAGTTTATAATCGATGAGGTGCACTTCACTCCGGATGCAGGAATAAGTTTACCGGGCGTAACTCGCACCACGCAGCACTATCGTGGCACTGATTTCGAATACTACGAGCGCTTGTATAGTGCTAAAATTCTGAGTCAGCGTATTTTTATTAAACCGGGTGAACACTACAGCCGTGACAAAACATTCAACACGCAACGGCAACTTGCTAACCTCGATAATTTCAAATTTGTAAACATCAACTACGACACAACAGGCGGAAAATTCATTGCTAACATTTTCACCAATCCGCTGGATCGCTATCAATGGTCGAACGAGGTGGGCGTTAACGTAACTCAGGGGTTTCCGGGTCCATTCTATAACATCAATTTTAAGAAGCGAAACATTTTTAAAGGGCTGGAGAATTTTGAAATAAACGGACGGATTGGGTATGAAGGTGTTGCTTCTGCTACGGCCTCCAGCAACATTTATCAAAGCGTGGAAGCGGGTATAAATGCTTCGGTAACGTTTCCCCAATTTTTATTTCCGCTAAAAGAAGAAACACGTTACAACCTGGGAAGAATAAATCCGCGAACCCGGGCAACCCTGGGATACAATTACACCAATCGCCCGGAATACAAACGATCAGCCACAACCTTCAATTACGTGTACAGTTGGGAGAACTTACGCATACGCAGATTTGAGTTCACGTTAAATAACCTAAGCATTATCAACTCCAAACTTGATCCCGCATTTGATCAAGTGTTATCCGAATTATTCACCAATGAGGGAAATACCCTTTTCCGAACATTTGAACCTTCGTTTGTCAGCAGTATGATCTTTTCCATGACCTGGAATCACCGGAATTACGGTAATCTGGAAGAGAGTTCGAATTTTTTCAGGTGGTCGGTAGAAAGTGGCGGAACGTTACAAAATTTGATTAACTACCGCATCATTGAGCGAAATGGCCTGAAGTCGTTTCGGTACGTTCGGGTAAATGCTGATTTCAGAAGGCTAAGCGTTATCGATAAAAATACCATTCTCGCTTACCGCATAAATGGCGGAGTTGGTATTTCGTATGACGAAAACAAAGTACTGCCCTATGAAAAGTACTTCTTTGCCGGGGGAAGTAACAGTGTACGGGCCTGGCGACCACGAAGACTTGGACCGGGAAGCTACCGACCGCGCGAAAGTGCAGACCCCGATCAGGATGGCTTGTATGACTACCGGTTTGAACAACCAGGCGATGTATTGCTGGAAGCCAGCGTAGAACTACGCAGAAAACTTTTTGGCTTTGTAGAAGGCGCTGTATTTGTGGATGCCGGAAACGTGTGGACTATTGAACCGCGTATCATCCGCGATGCCGATGACAACATTATTGAAAATGGAAACTCCCAGTTCAAGATCAATCAATTCTATAAAGAGTTTGGCGTGGGTACCGGCTTCGGTTTACGCTTTAACTTCTCTTTCCTCATCCTTCGTTTCGATGTTGGTTTGAAAGCATATGACCCTGGCCGACCGGAAGGTGAACGGTTTGTATTGAATAAAATCAAATTTTTCAGACCGTTTGGTACGGACCGTGAACCGGTTATCTACAATGTGGGTGTAGGATTTCCTTTCTGA
- a CDS encoding RNA methyltransferase: MLSKARIKYIKSLQVKKYRQLEQRFVVEGAKTVLELLDSDYTTEVVLGTPAFFEQLRSRSNVFSGEVIEVKPEVLATLGEYRTNDGALAIARSKPNVAPALTSNDFALVLDDIRDPGNLGTIIRIADWYGIKALIASDETAELYNPKVLHSSKGSFTRIPVYYTNLPEFLSTSGLPVYGTFLAGEDVHRVNFGSGGLIVIGNEAHGISQAVEQFVTKKISIPRYGNAESLNAGVATAVICDNLRRSR, encoded by the coding sequence ATGCTTTCAAAAGCCCGGATTAAGTACATTAAATCTCTGCAAGTAAAGAAATACCGGCAACTGGAACAACGGTTTGTAGTGGAAGGAGCAAAGACAGTGCTGGAATTGCTCGACTCCGATTATACCACTGAAGTTGTGCTCGGAACACCTGCTTTTTTTGAGCAACTGCGCTCCAGGTCAAACGTATTTTCAGGTGAAGTAATTGAGGTTAAACCCGAGGTGCTTGCCACGCTGGGTGAGTATCGCACAAATGATGGTGCGTTGGCTATCGCACGAAGTAAACCAAATGTTGCTCCGGCCTTAACGTCAAATGATTTTGCGTTGGTATTGGATGACATCCGAGACCCGGGTAACCTCGGTACCATTATCCGTATTGCCGATTGGTACGGGATTAAAGCCCTTATTGCTTCCGATGAAACAGCAGAGTTGTATAACCCAAAAGTTCTCCATTCCAGTAAAGGATCTTTTACGCGTATCCCGGTGTACTATACAAACCTTCCTGAATTTCTTTCAACCTCCGGATTGCCTGTTTACGGAACATTTTTGGCGGGTGAGGATGTGCATCGCGTAAACTTTGGTTCTGGTGGATTGATTGTTATTGGTAACGAGGCGCACGGAATTTCGCAAGCAGTTGAACAATTTGTAACAAAGAAGATATCCATACCACGCTATGGAAATGCCGAGTCGCTGAATGCGGGTGTGGCCACAGCTGTGATCTGCGATAACCTCAGAAGGAGTAGATAG
- a CDS encoding queuosine precursor transporter, giving the protein MATLEQKKNRLFIILCGIFLTNALLAEMIGTKIFSAESTVGLNPANLNILGFVMDFNLTAGVVIWPIVFITTDLINEYFGKPGVKRISYLTAILIAYSFIVIFFAIELPPAEWWLDANSKDAQGNPFNINFAFGKIFDQGLRIIVGSLTAFLIGQLVDVFVFQRLRRFTGPKMLWLRATGSTLVSQLVDSFVVLFIAFYGVFSNTQIIAIGITNYIYKFLIAIALTPVIYLGHGIIDRYLGKDQADKISDEAAEQSKGFF; this is encoded by the coding sequence ATGGCAACACTTGAACAAAAAAAGAACCGGTTGTTTATTATCCTTTGCGGGATATTTCTGACCAATGCCTTATTGGCCGAGATGATCGGCACAAAAATTTTCTCAGCCGAATCAACCGTGGGGCTGAATCCGGCAAACCTGAACATCCTGGGGTTTGTCATGGACTTCAACCTCACAGCCGGTGTGGTGATCTGGCCGATCGTTTTCATCACCACCGATTTGATCAATGAATACTTCGGCAAACCCGGTGTTAAACGCATCAGTTACCTCACCGCCATCTTAATTGCCTATAGTTTTATCGTCATCTTCTTTGCCATTGAACTCCCCCCGGCCGAATGGTGGCTCGATGCCAACAGCAAAGACGCGCAAGGAAATCCTTTCAACATCAACTTTGCATTTGGAAAAATTTTTGACCAAGGGTTACGGATCATTGTTGGTTCACTAACCGCCTTCCTCATCGGTCAATTGGTTGATGTTTTTGTCTTTCAACGACTACGAAGATTCACCGGACCGAAAATGTTGTGGCTCAGGGCAACAGGCTCAACCCTGGTATCGCAACTGGTGGACAGTTTTGTTGTATTGTTTATTGCTTTTTACGGAGTATTCTCAAACACACAGATCATCGCCATCGGCATTACCAACTACATCTACAAATTTTTGATTGCCATTGCACTTACCCCCGTAATCTATTTGGGTCATGGTATAATCGATCGGTATTTGGGTAAAGATCAGGCGGACAAAATTTCGGATGAAGCTGCTGAGCAGAGTAAAGGATTCTTTTAG
- a CDS encoding ribonuclease Z produces the protein MSFKITILGSSGAVPAYGRFPSAQLIEIQNKFFLVDCGEGTQMQLMQYDCPIHRIHHIFISHLHGDHYLGLMGLLFTMHLNHRITDLHLYSHRGLDEIIIAQLKHSNSALRFKLIFHTLNAGVTEVIYEDNQLTIEGIPLKHKLDCTGFLFREKQKPRRIDKDRLPEGLGLQQIAGLKTGADVIDESGKLLYKNTDLTHSPRKSRSYAYCSDTAFDTTLVNIIQQVDVLYHEATFMEREKDKAVETLHSTAVEAATIAKQGNVGKLLLGHFSARYKELEPLLDEARAVFSNCYLACEGNTFTIDE, from the coding sequence TTGAGCTTCAAAATAACCATATTAGGATCAAGCGGTGCGGTACCAGCCTACGGACGATTTCCCTCTGCACAATTGATCGAAATCCAGAACAAATTTTTCCTGGTGGATTGCGGAGAAGGCACACAGATGCAACTGATGCAATACGACTGCCCCATTCATCGCATCCATCATATTTTTATTTCGCACCTGCATGGCGATCATTACCTCGGCCTGATGGGCTTGCTCTTCACCATGCACCTGAATCACCGCATAACTGATCTGCACCTCTACAGCCATCGTGGATTGGATGAAATCATTATCGCTCAACTCAAACACTCCAACTCAGCACTGCGTTTTAAACTCATCTTTCACACCTTAAATGCAGGTGTAACCGAAGTTATTTACGAGGATAACCAACTGACCATTGAGGGCATTCCACTTAAACATAAATTGGATTGTACCGGCTTTTTATTTCGCGAAAAGCAAAAACCAAGAAGAATCGACAAGGACAGACTTCCTGAGGGACTGGGCTTACAACAAATTGCGGGTTTAAAAACAGGTGCCGATGTAATAGATGAATCAGGAAAGCTGCTTTATAAAAATACGGACCTCACGCATTCTCCCCGCAAATCACGAAGCTATGCCTATTGTTCCGATACCGCTTTTGATACAACTCTCGTAAACATCATTCAGCAGGTTGATGTTTTATACCACGAAGCTACCTTTATGGAGCGTGAAAAAGACAAAGCTGTTGAAACCCTGCACAGCACAGCTGTTGAAGCTGCCACCATTGCCAAACAAGGTAATGTTGGTAAATTACTACTCGGGCATTTTTCTGCGCGGTACAAGGAACTTGAACCGTTGCTTGATGAAGCCCGTGCTGTATTTTCAAATTGTTACCTGGCCTGCGAAGGGAACACATTCACCATTGATGAATAA
- a CDS encoding STAS domain-containing protein, with protein sequence MKYTIDKKEKYSLLHLHEEKLDSSVAPGLKSELITLHAEGVKNIILDLNEVKYTDSSGLSALLVGNRIVQEDGGIFILTSLSDHTMKLIKISQLDSVLNILPKVEEAIDAVFMHEIEKDLKNSDEN encoded by the coding sequence ATGAAGTATACCATAGACAAAAAAGAGAAATACAGCTTACTGCACCTGCACGAAGAGAAACTGGATTCAAGTGTTGCCCCGGGGTTAAAATCAGAATTGATAACCCTTCATGCAGAAGGCGTAAAGAATATCATACTGGATTTAAACGAAGTTAAGTATACCGATTCATCCGGATTAAGTGCCCTGCTGGTAGGTAACCGAATTGTGCAGGAAGATGGTGGTATCTTTATTCTTACTTCCCTTTCCGATCACACCATGAAGTTGATCAAAATTTCACAACTCGACAGCGTATTGAATATTCTGCCCAAAGTGGAAGAAGCCATTGATGCCGTGTTCATGCACGAAATCGAAAAGGATCTGAAAAACTCGGATGAGAATTAA
- a CDS encoding phosphoribosylaminoimidazolesuccinocarboxamide synthase yields MQALKETNFKFPGQTGFYRGKVRDVYYFGNIMAMVATDRISAFDVVLPRAIPDKGRVLNQIAAKNLEATKTLVPNWVLSVPDPNVTIGFTCETFPVEMVIRGYLAGHAWREYKAGKRMLCGVPLPEGLKENDKLPHPIITPTTKAHEGHDEDISKEQILSQGLVSERDYTQLEEYTHTLFAKGTALAAERGLILVDTKYEFGKNQGKIFLIDEVHTPDSSRYFYADGYTERQAKGEPQKQLSKEFVRQWLIENGFQGKEGQQVPEMTDTVVASISARYQELYQQVTGNTLEPLTGVPMEQRIEQSILNSLKSVNLEA; encoded by the coding sequence ATGCAAGCCCTGAAAGAAACCAATTTCAAGTTTCCCGGCCAAACGGGTTTCTACCGCGGCAAAGTCCGTGATGTGTATTACTTCGGCAACATCATGGCGATGGTGGCTACCGACCGCATATCGGCATTTGATGTCGTGCTGCCACGGGCCATCCCCGACAAGGGAAGAGTACTCAACCAAATTGCGGCCAAAAATCTCGAGGCCACTAAAACGCTGGTACCCAATTGGGTGCTTTCGGTGCCCGATCCCAATGTAACCATTGGCTTTACCTGCGAAACCTTTCCAGTTGAAATGGTGATTCGTGGGTACCTGGCGGGGCATGCCTGGCGCGAGTACAAAGCCGGTAAACGCATGCTTTGTGGTGTTCCGCTTCCGGAAGGATTAAAAGAAAACGACAAACTTCCCCACCCCATTATTACGCCTACGACTAAGGCACACGAGGGGCACGATGAGGATATCTCCAAAGAGCAAATTCTCAGTCAGGGTTTGGTGAGCGAACGCGACTACACCCAACTTGAAGAGTATACCCACACCTTATTCGCGAAAGGAACCGCATTGGCTGCCGAACGCGGACTGATTCTGGTGGATACCAAATACGAGTTCGGAAAAAATCAGGGTAAGATTTTTTTGATTGATGAAGTACATACACCAGATTCATCGCGGTATTTCTATGCCGATGGTTATACCGAAAGACAGGCGAAGGGCGAACCACAAAAGCAGTTATCAAAAGAATTCGTTCGCCAGTGGCTGATTGAAAACGGGTTTCAGGGAAAGGAAGGTCAACAGGTACCGGAAATGACCGATACCGTTGTGGCATCTATTTCGGCCCGATACCAGGAGTTATATCAGCAAGTAACCGGAAACACACTGGAACCGTTAACGGGTGTGCCCATGGAGCAAAGAATCGAACAAAGCATCCTTAATTCGCTAAAATCCGTTAATTTAGAAGCTTAA
- a CDS encoding toxin-antitoxin system YwqK family antitoxin: MPIRLICFILLIFPIITFAQREIRTYYDGSRQHVQEVYVVANDDHEKLVGKYQRFFPDGKLAVDGNFNNGKKSGQFTEYHETGQPARKLVYVNGMRHGPVEVFDETGKKIQRAYYQNDMLVDSVQSYYDNGVMKSETVFKKGKPEGVVREYYPNGNLKSEIYYAQGKPNGITRHFYETGVVETEANYKHGVLTGYFKTYYTNGQLETVSTMAEGSKNGLFKNYDREGHLILEGSFLNGSLHGDNTAYYTDGTVKHKFNYKEGAKSGTGLVYHPNGKLKLREQASITGKDWVTDEFSATEKKLSQKRYRDNLPHGLWVYYHEDGTTEKIKENYEAGKLTGLRTEYYANGKAKLEETYKFNMLNGPFKTFYETGTLESQGECKSQRKHGLFTAYHANGKIKEQGEYVADKKHKEWKEFDENGNLVRTLIFKAGILVD, encoded by the coding sequence ATGCCGATACGCCTTATCTGTTTTATACTCCTGATTTTCCCGATCATCACATTTGCACAACGTGAAATCAGAACGTACTATGATGGCTCGCGCCAACATGTTCAGGAAGTTTATGTGGTCGCCAATGATGATCATGAAAAACTGGTAGGCAAATACCAGCGCTTCTTTCCGGATGGAAAACTTGCTGTTGATGGAAATTTCAACAACGGCAAAAAATCAGGGCAGTTTACCGAGTATCACGAAACGGGCCAACCTGCTCGTAAATTGGTTTACGTTAATGGCATGCGTCATGGTCCCGTTGAAGTATTTGATGAGACTGGAAAAAAAATTCAACGTGCCTATTACCAAAATGATATGTTGGTTGACAGCGTACAATCTTATTACGATAACGGGGTAATGAAAAGCGAAACGGTATTCAAGAAAGGAAAACCAGAAGGCGTGGTTCGTGAATATTATCCAAATGGAAATCTGAAAAGCGAAATCTATTACGCACAAGGAAAACCAAATGGCATTACCCGTCACTTCTATGAAACAGGTGTAGTTGAAACAGAAGCCAATTATAAGCATGGTGTACTAACCGGTTACTTCAAAACATACTATACCAACGGTCAGCTTGAAACCGTTTCAACCATGGCTGAAGGTTCTAAAAATGGACTGTTTAAAAATTATGATCGTGAGGGGCATTTAATATTGGAGGGTTCGTTCCTGAATGGAAGCCTACATGGCGACAACACCGCCTACTATACAGATGGCACTGTAAAACATAAATTCAATTATAAAGAAGGCGCAAAATCCGGTACCGGATTGGTTTATCATCCCAACGGGAAACTCAAACTCCGCGAACAGGCATCCATTACCGGCAAAGATTGGGTGACCGATGAGTTTTCAGCCACAGAAAAGAAACTCTCTCAAAAACGCTATCGGGATAACCTGCCTCACGGCCTTTGGGTTTATTATCATGAAGACGGAACGACCGAAAAAATAAAAGAGAATTACGAGGCTGGAAAATTAACCGGGTTACGGACTGAATATTACGCCAACGGAAAAGCTAAACTGGAGGAGACCTACAAGTTCAACATGTTGAACGGGCCATTCAAAACTTTCTACGAAACCGGTACACTGGAATCGCAAGGCGAATGCAAATCACAACGTAAGCATGGCCTTTTCACCGCGTATCATGCAAATGGAAAAATCAAGGAACAAGGTGAATACGTTGCCGACAAAAAGCACAAAGAATGGAAAGAGTTTGATGAAAACGGAAACCTGGTGCGCACCCTGATTTTCAAAGCAGGCATTTTGGTGGATTGA
- a CDS encoding acetyl-CoA C-acyltransferase, translating into MNEVYIISAVRTPIGSFGGSLASVSAVDLGAIAVKGAMQKAGVDPKLIQEIFIGNVISAGLKQAPATQVAVAAGLGYEIPCTLINKVCASGMKAVMLGAQSIMLGQNDVVIAGGMESMSNIPYYLLKARYGYRYGNGEVVDGLTYDGLTDVYNHCAMGVCADNTAKEMNISRQDQDNYAINSYKRSAAAWAAGKFKDEVVPVEIVDRKGNKTLFNEDEEYKNVNFDKIPGLRPVFTKEGTVTAANASTINDGASALLLMSKHKAEALGLKPIAKIRGFADAAQDPMWFTTTPSLAIPKAMKVAGISAKDASYYEINEAFSAVAIANNIKLGLDPEKVNVNGGAVALGHPLGASGARIITTLVNVLKQNNATIGVAGICNGGGGASAIIIENK; encoded by the coding sequence ATGAACGAAGTATATATCATCTCTGCTGTACGCACACCCATTGGAAGTTTTGGCGGAAGCCTGGCCAGTGTTTCAGCCGTTGACCTCGGAGCCATTGCCGTAAAAGGTGCCATGCAAAAAGCAGGCGTTGACCCAAAACTGATACAGGAAATATTTATCGGTAACGTTATTTCTGCAGGGCTTAAGCAAGCACCCGCCACACAGGTTGCAGTAGCTGCAGGTTTAGGTTATGAGATTCCGTGTACACTCATAAACAAAGTTTGTGCTTCGGGTATGAAGGCCGTTATGTTGGGCGCTCAATCCATTATGCTGGGCCAGAACGATGTTGTTATTGCGGGTGGAATGGAGAGCATGTCGAACATTCCATATTATTTATTGAAAGCCCGTTATGGCTACCGATATGGAAATGGAGAGGTAGTTGATGGACTTACCTACGATGGCTTAACCGATGTGTATAACCATTGCGCGATGGGCGTTTGTGCCGACAATACTGCAAAGGAGATGAACATCTCCCGCCAGGATCAGGATAACTATGCCATCAATTCATATAAGCGCTCTGCTGCTGCCTGGGCTGCCGGTAAATTCAAGGATGAAGTAGTACCCGTTGAGATTGTTGACCGCAAGGGCAACAAAACCTTGTTCAACGAAGATGAAGAATATAAAAATGTAAACTTCGATAAGATTCCGGGCTTGCGTCCGGTATTTACAAAAGAAGGAACGGTAACGGCCGCCAATGCATCAACCATTAACGATGGCGCCTCTGCCCTGTTGCTGATGAGCAAACACAAAGCGGAAGCGCTTGGATTAAAACCGATTGCTAAGATACGTGGTTTTGCCGATGCAGCACAGGATCCGATGTGGTTTACCACTACCCCTTCGCTGGCAATTCCAAAGGCTATGAAGGTGGCGGGGATCAGTGCAAAGGACGCTTCGTATTATGAAATCAACGAAGCCTTTTCTGCGGTAGCGATTGCGAATAACATCAAGCTCGGACTTGACCCGGAAAAAGTTAACGTAAATGGTGGTGCCGTTGCGTTAGGACACCCCCTTGGTGCTTCCGGTGCCCGCATCATCACTACGCTGGTTAATGTGCTCAAACAAAACAACGCAACCATAGGTGTTGCCGGCATTTGTAACGGTGGCGGTGGCGCATCTGCTATTATTATTGAGAATAAATAG
- a CDS encoding tetratricopeptide repeat protein, whose translation MKGGLLLLFLLSAIITDPAKIGQINRAKEEAKKAYLAGDYETAAAKYKYLADSLSVTEDEVLMNLGNSYFNLGDTASAIGQYQSLTQSANKNIRSIAQQQLGVTRNKQGKFEEALNHFKEAIKANPANEDARYNYELLKKKLDEQKKQEQQNQDQNKDQQKEQEQQKQDQQKKDEQKEQEKKDQEQKDQQNKDNSGKPDEQKDQEQKEQQSEEKQEQQEGEKKDIPPSSEKLEQMKITPEQAAKILEAMKNQEFQYLQQNKRKATKPKDKGKPDW comes from the coding sequence ATGAAAGGCGGACTACTCCTATTATTTCTGTTGTCGGCAATCATCACCGATCCGGCTAAAATCGGTCAAATCAATCGTGCCAAAGAGGAAGCTAAAAAAGCCTACCTCGCAGGCGACTATGAAACGGCTGCAGCCAAATACAAATACCTGGCGGATTCCCTGTCGGTAACCGAGGATGAAGTGCTGATGAACCTCGGTAATTCGTATTTTAACCTGGGCGACACAGCTTCCGCGATCGGACAATATCAAAGCCTGACCCAAAGCGCGAACAAAAACATTCGCTCCATTGCTCAACAACAATTGGGTGTAACGCGAAATAAACAAGGAAAATTTGAAGAAGCCCTGAATCATTTCAAGGAAGCCATCAAGGCTAACCCTGCCAATGAAGATGCGCGTTATAATTATGAATTGCTGAAGAAGAAACTGGACGAACAGAAAAAACAGGAGCAGCAAAATCAGGATCAGAATAAAGACCAGCAAAAAGAACAAGAGCAACAGAAGCAGGATCAACAAAAGAAAGACGAGCAAAAAGAACAGGAAAAGAAAGACCAGGAGCAAAAGGATCAGCAAAACAAAGACAATTCCGGAAAGCCTGATGAGCAAAAAGATCAGGAGCAAAAGGAACAACAAAGTGAAGAAAAGCAGGAACAACAAGAGGGTGAAAAGAAAGACATCCCTCCTTCTTCAGAAAAACTGGAGCAGATGAAAATCACTCCAGAGCAGGCGGCCAAAATTCTGGAAGCCATGAAAAATCAGGAGTTTCAATATCTTCAACAAAATAAACGAAAGGCTACCAAACCCAAGGATAAAGGAAAACCAGATTGGTAA
- a CDS encoding VWA domain-containing protein, with protein sequence MSWYREFGITEIVFITLFVVLYGFYMARVIRIARSLNTPFSSIFFKVFLRSTAFALLIVALLGPSFGAAKREVQSVGKDIMICVDLSKSMDAFDITPTRLEKVKYEMKRIVAAFNSDRIGVIIFSSEAFMQSPLTFDQNALNLFIEAMNTNLVPSAGTDFGPPLRMAVEKLEQDNSRISQTTSKIIILISDGEDFGEETSEISQQIEAKGYKLFTLGVGTEAGGSIRAGSGYRTDRQGNVIVTKLNPKALQSLANQTGGRYFEINDSRNDVSRMINTINSIEGELMDARLVDVSANKYFYFLLIAVILLALDVLLHVKTIKI encoded by the coding sequence GTGAGTTGGTATCGTGAATTCGGCATTACGGAAATAGTCTTCATCACATTGTTTGTGGTGTTGTATGGCTTTTACATGGCTCGGGTTATTCGCATTGCCCGATCACTCAACACTCCGTTCAGTTCAATTTTCTTCAAGGTATTTCTCCGCAGCACTGCTTTTGCACTGTTGATTGTAGCCTTATTGGGACCCTCTTTTGGAGCCGCGAAACGCGAAGTTCAATCGGTCGGTAAGGATATCATGATCTGTGTTGACTTGTCGAAATCCATGGACGCATTCGACATCACCCCTACCCGGCTGGAGAAAGTGAAGTATGAAATGAAGCGGATAGTGGCCGCATTCAATTCAGACCGAATCGGGGTCATCATCTTTTCATCCGAGGCCTTCATGCAAAGTCCGCTTACCTTTGACCAGAACGCACTGAACTTATTTATTGAAGCCATGAACACCAACCTGGTGCCCAGTGCCGGTACCGACTTTGGCCCACCCCTGCGTATGGCGGTTGAAAAACTTGAACAGGACAATAGTCGTATTTCTCAAACCACCTCCAAGATTATTATCTTGATTAGCGATGGTGAGGACTTTGGAGAAGAAACTTCAGAAATCTCCCAGCAAATTGAAGCGAAAGGATATAAATTATTTACACTGGGTGTTGGCACCGAAGCCGGAGGAAGCATCCGCGCTGGCTCAGGGTATCGAACCGACAGGCAGGGTAATGTTATTGTTACAAAACTTAACCCAAAGGCGTTGCAGTCGCTGGCTAACCAAACCGGAGGCCGCTACTTTGAAATTAATGACAGCCGTAATGATGTATCGCGCATGATCAACACCATTAACAGCATTGAAGGCGAGCTTATGGATGCCCGTTTGGTGGATGTATCGGCCAACAAATATTTCTACTTTCTGCTAATCGCTGTAATTTTACTGGCCCTTGATGTGTTATTACACGTAAAGACGATTAAGATATGA